One region of Microbacterium rhizosphaerae genomic DNA includes:
- a CDS encoding single-stranded DNA-binding protein, whose protein sequence is MSTRIPLTIEGNITADPEYGTAESGLEYARFSVAVNDRRLNETTGTWEDAGTVFHRVTAFGRQSRNVADSLRKGDTVLVSGDLKFTNYVDKQTGTTRESREILADTVAASLKFTGVEVNRSPRVNGPAADATGPYSAPVYETDADLHTLN, encoded by the coding sequence ATGTCGACAAGAATCCCCCTCACCATCGAGGGGAATATCACCGCGGACCCGGAGTACGGGACCGCCGAGTCGGGTCTGGAGTACGCGAGATTCAGCGTCGCTGTCAATGACCGTCGCCTGAACGAGACGACCGGCACCTGGGAGGATGCGGGCACCGTGTTCCATCGGGTCACGGCATTCGGGCGTCAGTCCCGCAACGTCGCCGACTCGCTGCGAAAGGGGGACACAGTCCTCGTGAGCGGCGACTTGAAGTTCACCAACTACGTCGACAAGCAGACCGGCACTACCCGGGAGTCGCGGGAGATCCTCGCCGACACCGTCGCCGCCTCGCTGAAGTTCACCGGGGTCGAAGTGAACCGCTCCCCCCGAGTGAACGGCCCCGCAGCTGACGCCACGGGGCCGTATTCAGCGCCGGTGTACGAGACCGACGCGGACCTCCACACGCTGAACTGA
- a CDS encoding AAA family ATPase — protein sequence MRGGLERWKRGVESHGVRQALAYAFDGTCDAHLRGAHGVQKLENYSGSDDATRYTVSGGAITADLLDSAHLARWLNGDDPETGEHRGRHLDSPTADLVLDGTINAPKSFSIAALIDVELASQFEALQDRLRDRIILTWQKELNARRGAGGRIRESLQRIEVVELQHRRSRALDPHIHRHLWLNVKVQGEDGQWSNVDSRVAMKLHTVINAEGELAARTDTEWVDALARRGYTLNEDGEIAQLAHLVRPLSRRANQIEANRMRHLAEWRSLHPQQEPSAEVLAQIDRWAWASGRPNKPNDLDESTWEAMIRDELTALDPGLWDAGDPIEPSVQPIAALDRDLLAVRAIADADRRAAHSGGRFSRYDIQAGAMRAVASCSVQADRPVLQEVIEDIVERALRDSVDLLHDQIDVPSHVKHLMSAATAALKLDLVAKFDVLNRPGTDIPRVAVTQLSATVLEPNTSIDPAQSDAAGAIGGTCRLVTVSGPAGSGKTTILRVAQAALARQGRRMIVVAPTKKAASVAGREIGAAASSLHALLVDHGWRFADDDSGAQIWTRLRLGDVDASTGAAYAGPQRYPLAPGDRIVVDESGMVDLATANLLAEIALETGAGIAMVGDDLQARPVGHSGAMACMARRSGAVVELSAVHRFRDPDYGALTIRMRLPATLEEAAAVAHELGERGCIRRVDDEDAARQAMVVAYFEHARPGHRVALVTATNADAAAVSEEIQQRRIALGQLHVEAAAAGMGEQCLLIGDLVQTRRNDRLSGVENRATWTIEAMDATYVWLASVDDAGDHRVVSRDYASEHIQLAYASTVHGIQGETTDISIVGPGVDAAGFYVGMTRGRFHNEALVTKGSSAEAERDIAETLMRGTIEVTLDDARASARSELGRAARPRVVRQVEDAVGVPDATTSTGVDLG from the coding sequence ATGCGTGGGGGCCTGGAGCGCTGGAAGCGTGGGGTGGAGTCGCACGGCGTGCGGCAGGCCCTGGCGTATGCATTCGACGGAACTTGCGACGCGCACCTGCGTGGCGCGCACGGAGTGCAGAAGCTTGAGAACTACAGCGGGTCGGATGATGCCACTCGGTACACGGTGAGTGGCGGGGCGATCACCGCAGATCTCCTCGACTCGGCGCATCTGGCGCGATGGCTGAACGGTGACGATCCGGAGACAGGTGAGCATCGCGGCCGGCATCTAGACTCGCCGACCGCAGACCTTGTGCTCGATGGAACGATCAATGCGCCGAAGTCGTTCAGCATCGCAGCCCTCATCGATGTCGAACTTGCTTCTCAGTTTGAGGCCCTGCAGGACCGGTTGCGGGACCGGATCATCCTGACCTGGCAGAAGGAGCTGAACGCGCGACGAGGCGCGGGCGGCCGCATTCGCGAATCGCTGCAGCGCATCGAAGTAGTCGAGTTGCAGCACCGGCGGTCGCGCGCGTTGGACCCTCACATCCATCGCCACCTGTGGCTGAACGTGAAAGTTCAAGGCGAGGATGGCCAATGGTCGAACGTGGACTCGCGGGTCGCGATGAAGCTGCACACCGTCATCAACGCTGAGGGAGAGCTCGCCGCCCGCACCGACACCGAATGGGTGGACGCTCTCGCCAGACGCGGGTACACGCTCAACGAAGACGGTGAGATTGCGCAGCTGGCGCACCTGGTGCGTCCCCTCTCGCGGCGCGCCAACCAGATCGAGGCGAATCGGATGCGTCATCTCGCCGAGTGGCGGTCGCTGCACCCGCAGCAAGAGCCCAGCGCCGAGGTGCTGGCGCAGATCGATCGATGGGCGTGGGCATCTGGCAGACCGAACAAGCCCAACGACCTCGACGAGTCGACATGGGAGGCGATGATCCGCGACGAGCTCACGGCCTTGGATCCGGGCCTGTGGGACGCCGGTGACCCAATCGAGCCCTCCGTTCAGCCCATCGCTGCCCTTGATCGGGATCTGCTCGCTGTTCGCGCAATCGCGGATGCCGATCGACGCGCGGCGCACTCCGGTGGGCGCTTCAGCAGATACGACATTCAGGCCGGCGCCATGAGAGCCGTCGCGTCATGCTCGGTCCAGGCTGACCGGCCGGTGCTTCAGGAGGTGATCGAAGACATTGTGGAGCGCGCGCTCCGAGACTCGGTCGACCTCCTCCACGATCAGATCGATGTTCCATCGCACGTCAAGCATTTGATGTCAGCGGCGACGGCCGCTTTGAAGCTTGACCTCGTTGCCAAATTCGACGTACTCAATCGGCCGGGCACGGACATCCCGCGCGTCGCGGTAACCCAGCTTTCGGCGACCGTGCTGGAGCCTAATACTTCCATCGACCCGGCCCAGTCCGACGCGGCGGGCGCCATCGGCGGCACGTGTCGTCTGGTGACTGTTAGCGGCCCCGCCGGCAGCGGGAAGACCACCATCCTTAGGGTTGCCCAAGCCGCCCTGGCTCGTCAGGGCCGTCGGATGATCGTCGTCGCACCGACCAAGAAGGCCGCAAGCGTCGCGGGCCGCGAAATCGGTGCCGCGGCTTCCAGCTTGCACGCGCTGCTCGTGGACCACGGTTGGCGATTCGCCGACGATGACTCGGGTGCCCAGATCTGGACGCGGCTTCGCCTGGGCGACGTGGACGCATCGACCGGCGCCGCGTATGCAGGGCCTCAGCGCTACCCTCTCGCGCCCGGGGATCGGATCGTCGTGGATGAGAGCGGCATGGTCGACCTTGCCACTGCGAACCTTCTCGCAGAGATCGCCCTCGAGACCGGGGCTGGCATCGCGATGGTGGGGGACGACCTCCAGGCCCGTCCGGTCGGCCACTCCGGGGCGATGGCGTGCATGGCGCGACGATCCGGTGCCGTTGTTGAACTGTCGGCAGTGCACCGCTTCCGCGATCCCGACTACGGGGCTCTGACGATTCGGATGCGTCTTCCCGCGACACTCGAAGAGGCTGCGGCGGTCGCGCATGAGCTCGGGGAACGGGGATGCATCCGTCGGGTCGATGACGAAGACGCCGCGCGGCAGGCGATGGTCGTCGCATACTTCGAGCACGCTCGTCCAGGCCACCGGGTCGCTCTCGTCACGGCCACGAACGCGGATGCCGCCGCTGTCAGCGAGGAAATCCAGCAACGGCGGATCGCTCTCGGGCAACTTCATGTGGAAGCCGCCGCGGCCGGCATGGGGGAGCAATGCCTCCTGATCGGCGATCTCGTCCAGACGCGTCGCAACGATCGACTCTCAGGCGTCGAGAACCGCGCCACGTGGACCATTGAAGCGATGGATGCCACGTACGTCTGGCTCGCGTCCGTCGATGATGCCGGCGATCACAGGGTCGTGTCGCGCGACTACGCCTCTGAACACATACAGCTGGCCTACGCATCGACGGTGCACGGCATCCAGGGCGAGACCACCGACATATCGATCGTCGGCCCGGGCGTCGACGCTGCCGGCTTCTACGTCGGCATGACCCGCGGGCGCTTTCACAATGAGGCCCTCGTCACCAAAGGGTCATCGGCCGAGGCCGAGCGCGACATCGCCGAGACGTTGATGCGCGGCACCATCGAGGTCACGCTCGACGACGCCCGGGCCTCGGCTCGCTCCGAGCTGGGCCGTGCGGCCCGACCGCGGGTTGTACGTCAAGTCGAGGATGCCGTTGGCGTGCCTGATGCGACTACGTCGACCGGTGTCGACCTCGGCTGA